In the genome of Raphanus sativus cultivar WK10039 chromosome 4, ASM80110v3, whole genome shotgun sequence, one region contains:
- the LOC108850346 gene encoding uncharacterized protein LOC108850346 has product MARLHVALLLLLFVAVYAVIVSAVDKPSTTTSAAPATAPTNAAKAPGRNDNAIGTTDNNDAAAAMGTDSSNANYPPPRQASGNDVTATVGFVYCVAAAMVGSFFFL; this is encoded by the coding sequence atgGCGCGCCTTCACGTagctctcctcctcctcctctttgtCGCCGTTTACGCCGTGATTGTCTCAGCTGTTGATAAACCCTCGACGACCACCTCTGCAGCCCCCGCAACAGCTCCGACCAATGCAGCTAAAGCTCCAGGAAGAAATGACAACGCCATTGGAACAACCGACAACAACGATGCAGCTGCTGCTATGGGAACAGATTCTTCTAATGCAAACTATCCGCCACCTCGACAAGCTTCCGGAAACGACGTTACCGCCACGGTTGGATTCGTTTATTGTGTAGCTGCTGCGATGGTTGGATCGTTCTTCTTTTTATGA
- the LOC108851673 gene encoding D-cysteine desulfhydrase 2, mitochondrial produces MKVQRSTFFAVNAKSNLHHFHSSQGIAISELDSVSKLLDRKWGLQSPATPIHQISCKEEQGIGKLSFLNNTRPRLGDDDVSTTKGSSFYILRDDLLHPLVNGNKARKLDALLPLLQHHKVTDLVTCGGCQSAHTAAVAVSCAERGVRSHLLLRGEQPEVLTGYNLVSTMYGNVEYVPRSKYANREEMLRTHADLVAGEDGSVLMAKDLEAMDSKASPRKVLIVNEGAGDALALLGMFRLVKYLSEDHLLGKKSRVKFVVDAGTGTSAVGLGVAAMSLGLPWEINAVMLADTLENYKRHQDRLLDEFTRQFLPSIVCSSLDTIKWVERQRPRKFGKILEGEVEMCRKIAQETGVLVDPMYTLAAWEKATELAEDERSSIVVMLHTGGTLGMFGLAQIYKSFFA; encoded by the exons ATGAAGGTCCAACGGTCAACTTTTTTCGCAGTCAACGCGAAATCAAACCTCCATCACTTTCACTCTTCTCAG GGAATTGCTATATCAGAGCTCGATTCTGTATCGAAGTTACTAGACAGGAAGTGGGGATTACAGAGTCCCGCAACTCCAATTCATCAAATCAGTTGTAAAGAAGAGCAAGGAATCGGCAAACTCTCCTTCTTGAACAACACTCGTCCACGTCTCGGAGACGATGATGTCTCAACAACGAAAGGCTCGTCTTTTTACATTCTGAGAGATGATCTTCTGCATCCTCTTGTCAACGGTAACAAAGCTAGAAAGCTTGATGCTTTGCTACCACTTCTTCAACATCATAAAGTCACTGACTTG GTTACTTGTGGAGGTTGTCAGAGTGCACACACAGCTGCtgttg CTGTTTCGTGTGCGGAGAGAGGTGTGAGATCACATTTGCTACTGCGTGGTGAACAGCCCGAGGTTTTGACCGGTTACAACCTCGTTTCTACCATGTATGGAAACGTTGAGTATGTTCCGAGATCCAAGTACGCGAACCGAGAGGAAATGCTGAGAACTCATGCTGATCTCGTCGCTGGGGAAGACGGTTCTGTCTTAATGGCTAAAGACCTTGAAGCTATGGATTCCAAAGCTTCTCCTAGAAAGGTTTTGATCGTTAATGAAGGCGCAGGAGATGCTCTTGCATTACTCG GTATGTTTCGGTTAGTGAAGTATTTGTCAGAAGATCATTTACTTGGGAAGAAGAGTCGTGTCAAGTTTGTAGTTGATGCTGGTACGGGAACAAGTGCTGTGGGTTTAGGAGTTGCAGCTATGTCTTTAGG GCTTCCATGGGAGATCAATGCAGTGATGCTAGCTGATACGCTCGAAAACTACAAGAGACATCAAGATCGTTTGTTGGATGAGTTTACGAGGCAGTTTCTTCCCTCCATCGTTTGCAGCAGCTTAGATACGATCAAATGGGTTGAACGTCAACGCCCACGAAA GTTTGGGAAGATCTTGGAAGGAGAAGTGGAGATGTGTAGGAAGATTGCGCAAGAGACGGGTGTTTTAGTGGATCCAATGTATACTTTAGCTGCTTGGGAGAAGGCAACAGAGCTTGCGGAGGACGAGAGATCTAGCATTGTAGTGATGCTTCACACTGGAGGCACTCTTGGGATGTTTGGTCTTGCTCAAATATACAAATCTTTCTTCGCCTAA
- the LOC108855358 gene encoding ultraviolet-B receptor UVR8 — protein MDATSSGTTPGIQYHNIPEQPASPPPVKRQKRHCFGDSTPGEFPLAANPSIVLHVLTECRLDPRDLANLEATCSFFSQPANFAPDCSLSLPELAALDMCNKRVIFKPMNEEEREEMKRRCGGSWKLVLRFLLAGEACCRREKSQAIAGPGHSIAVTSKGEVFTFGYNNSGQLGHGHTDEEARILPVRSLQGIRIIQAAAGAGRTMLISDSGKVYSCGKDSFGEAEYGGQGSKEVMTPQLVTSLKSIFVVQAAIGNFFTAVLSREGKVYTFSWGNDGRLGHQTEANDVEPRPLLGPLENVPVVQIAAGYCYLLALACLPNGSMSVYSVGCGLGGKLGHGSKTDEKYPRLIEQFQVLNIQPRVVAAGAWHAAVVGQDGRVCTWGWGRYGCLGHGNEECESVPKVVEGLSHVKAVHVATGDYTTFVVSEDGDVYSFGCGESASLGHHIAVDEQGNRNGNVLSPAVVTSLKQVKEKMVQISLTNSIYWNAHTFALSESGKLFAFGAGDKGQLGAELGRDQTERCVPEKVNIDLS, from the exons ATGGATGCTACATCGAGTGGAACAACACCAGGTATACAGTATCATAACATACCTGAGCAACCTGCTTCTCCTCCTCCTGTGAAGAGGCAGAAACGCCATTGCTTTGGAGACTCAACTCCTGGAGAGTTTCCTTTAGCAGCTAACCCTTCCATTGTCCTTCACGTTCTCACCGAATGTAGACTGGATCCTCGTGACCTCGCCAATCTTGAG GCAACGTGCTCTTTCTTTAGCCAGCCAGCAAACTTTGCACCGGACTGTAGTTTATCCCTACCCGAGCTAGCTGCTCTCGACATGTGTAACAAAAGGGTGATCTTCAAACCGATGAACGAAGAAGAACGCGAAGAAATGAAACGTAGATGCGGAGGGTCGTGGAAGCTTGTGCTTAGGTTCTTGCTGGCTGGTGAAGCGTGTTGTCGAAGAGAGAAGTCCCAAGCTATTGCTGGTCCTGGTCACAGCATTGCCGTCACTTCGAAAGGAGAAGTTTTTACTTTCGGTTATAACAACTCTGGACAGCTAGGACATGGTCATACCGATGAAGAAGCTCGGATCTTGCCCGTCAG ATCATTACAGGGAATCAGAATCATCCAAGCGGCAGCTGGTGCTGGCCGTACAATGCTGATAAGCGACAGTGGAAAAGTCTACTCGTGTGGGAAAGATTCGTTCGGTGAAGCTGAATACGGAGGGCAAGGGTCTAAGGAGGTCATGACTCCTCAGCTTGTGACATCTTTAAAAAGCATATTCGTTGTGCAAGCTGCTATTGGGAACTTCTTTACTGCTGTTCTCTCGCGAGAAGGCAAGGTCTATACATTCTCGTGGGGTAACGATGGTAGGCTCGGTCACCAAACCGAGGCTAATGATGTCGAGCCACGTCCTTTGTTAGGCCCGCTTGAGAACGTACCCGTTGTGCAGATTGCCGCTGGTTATTGCTACCTTCTTGCCTTAGCTTGTCTACCAAATGGCAGCAT GTCGGTTTATTCGGTTGGTTGTGGTTTGGGAGGCAAGCTTGGTCACGGGTCTAAGACTGATGAGAAGTATCCTCGGCTTATCGAGCAGTTTCAGGTGTTGAACATTCAACCTAGGGTAGTTGCAGCGGGCGCTTGGCATGCGGCTGTGGTAGGTCAGGACGGGAGAGTGTGTACTTGGGGTTGGGGAAGATACGGTTGCTTAGGACACGGTAACGAGGAGTGTGAATCAGTGCCTAAAGTCGTTGAAGGGCTAAGCCATGTCAAAGCGGTTCATGTCGCAACGGGAGACTACACTACTTTTGTTGTCTCGGAGGATGGTGATGTTTACTCGTTTGGTTGTGGCGAGTCTGCTAGTCTCGGTCACCATATAGCCGTTGATGAACAG gGTAATAGAAATGGGAATGTGCTGAGTCCAGCGGTAGTAACGTCGCTGAAACAAGTGAAGGAGAAGATGGTTCAGATTAGTCTAACGAACTCTATATATTGGAACGCTCATACGTTTGCGCTCTCGGAGTCAGGGAAGCTGTTCGCGTTTGGTGCGGGTGATAAGGGTCAGCTTGGAGCAGAGCTTGGTCGTGACCAGACAGAAAGGTGTGTTCCTGAAAAAGTAAATATCGATCTCAGTTAG